DNA sequence from the Pseudoglutamicibacter cumminsii genome:
CCGAGCCACACAACAGCGGTTTCAGCGTCGACTCCGTCGAAGCCCCATGGAACACCTCCGCGATCGAGGTTGCAGGCAACCTGGGCCATAAGATGCGCCTCAAGGGCGGCTACTTCCCGGTCTCCCCTAACGACAAGCAGGCAGACCTTCGCGACGACATCTCTCTGCGGTTGACCGAGGTTGGCCTGAAGGTCGAGCGTGCGCACCACGAAGTTGGTGCAGCCGGTCAGGCGGAAATCAACTACGAGTTCAACACGCTCGTGCACGCGGCTGACGACCTCATGAAGTTCAAGTACGTCGTCAAGAACGTCGCCGAAGAATGGGGCAAGTCCGCAACCTTCATGCCGAAGCCGCTCCAGAACGACAACGGCTCCGGTATGCACTGCCACCAGTCCCTCTGGAACGACGGCAAGCCACTGTTCTACGACGAGCTCGGCTACGCGAACCTGTCCGACACCGCCCGCTGGTACATCGGCGGCCTGCTACACCACGCATCGGCTGTCATGGCGTTCACCAACCCGACCGTGAACTCCTACCGCCGCCTCGTCAAGGGCTTCGAAGCACCAGTCAACATGGTGTACTCGCAGGGCAACCGCTCGGCCGGCATTCGTATCCCGATCACCGGCTCCAATCCGAAGGCTAAGCGCCTCGAGTTCCGCGCACCTGACGGCTCATCGAACCCATATCTCGCGTTCGCTGCACAGCTCATGGCGGGCTTGGACGGCATCCGCAACCGCATCGAACCGGCAGACCCGATCGATAAGGACCTCTACGAGCTCCCACCAGAGGAAGCCGCAGACATTCAGAAGGCGCCAGAAACCCTCTCCGAGGCGCTCGAGGCGCTGCGTGAGGATCACGAGTTCCTGCTCGCAGGCGACGTGTTCACCGAAGACCTCATCGAAACCTGGATCGAGGACAAGTACGAGAACGAAGTGCGCCCGATGATGGCCGCTGTCACCGCACTGGAATACGAGCTCTACTACTCGCTCTAAGCCGCGGGCTAGCTGAGCACACTAAACCATACAGTCGGAGGGGCTGGGAACCACACGGTTCCCAGCCCCTCCGACTTTGAGCGTTACAGATCAGCTAGGACAGCCGCGACGACTACCGCGGTTGCTCGCCGTAGAACAGTTCCTCGAACACCTGCCGCGAACGCCGCGCGACACGAAGCCACGCTTCTTCCAGCTCCGGTCCGGCGTCTTTACCCCAGCCGATCCACGTCGCGACCGCCGAAATCTCCGAGCGGCTCGACGGGAACGAATCCGACGCCCGCCCCGTGCACGCCATGTTCGCGGCACGCACATCGGTCGCCAGCTTCCACGCCGTCTCGAGGCTCTCGGCGTCCTCCTGGCTAATCAACCCAGCATGATGCCCGGCGCGCAATGCCTCGAGGGTGTTCGTGGTCTGCAAACCCGGGTGCCGCTTAGCGAAACGCAGCTGCATCGATTGAACCAGCCACTCGACATCGCTCAAGCCACCGGGCCCGAGCTTCACGTGCCGTCTCGGGTTCACGCCGCGTGGCAACCGCTCCCCCTCAACCCGAGCCTTGACCCGACGGATCTCCTGAAGCTCTTTATCCGAAAGGCCGTGCTGATACCGCACCGGGTCGATCAGCTCGATGAATTTCTGCCCGACTTCCTCATCGCCAGCAAACGGGCGGGCACGCAGTAACGCCTGACGCTCCCACGTCTCAGCCCACCGCTCGTAATAGTCCGCATAAGACTCCAGCGAACGTACCAACGGCCCGTTCTTGCCCTCGGGACGCAAGTCGACATCGATCTTCAACCGGTGCTCCGCCAGAATCGGAGGCGTCAACGAACCCGACAGCAGATGCCCCAATGCAGAGGCCATTCGGTTGGCTTGCTGCTTCGCCGCTTCCGGGTCAACGCCTTCGACCGGCTCATACACATACATCGCATCCAGATCAGAGCCGTAACCGATCTCAGCACCACCCTGCCGGCCCATCGCAATCACAGCGAACCGAGCCAGCTCACCGTGTTCCGCGACCTCCTGATGCCGGGCAACATGCCACGCGCCCATGACCGCAGCCTGGTCCACGTTTGACAGCGCTCGGCCCAGCTCCTCAACATCGATCAGCCCAGAACCGTGCGCCAACGCAACGCGCAACGTCTCGCGGCGCCGCGCGGTCCGCACCAACTGCATGCCACCGTCGGCGGCGTCCTCATGCCGGTCAAGCTTGGCCGAAACCTGTTTCCACAGCTTCTCCCAGCGGCGAGGCTTCAGATCAGCATCATTGCCCAGCCACGCGGTGGCCTCAGGCGAAACCTCAAGCAGATCGACAACCATGCGCGAGGTCGACAAAATACGGCACAACCGTTCCGCACCCGCCGCAGAATCACGCAGCATCGACATGAACCACGGGGTCGATCCCAAGGAATCCGAAAGCCGCCGGAAACCCAACAGCCCAGCGTCAGGGCTCACGCCGTCCGCAAACCACTCCAACATGACCGGCAACAGGTGCCGTTGCAAAGCCGCGGTACGCGAAATCCCGCCCGTCAGCGCTTCGATGTGGCGCATCGCCTGCTTCGGGTCGGCATAACCCAAAACCTTCAAACGTGCCTCAGCTGCCCCAGGGGTCAGCCGAACCTCGTCGTCTTGCAGGCCAGCTGCCGCGGCCAACAGCGGCCGGAAGAAGATCTTCTGGTGCAAACCTCGCACGCGGTTCTTGATCTTCTTCCACGCCTTGAGCATGTGCTCGGCGGTAGCGACCTGCCGCTCACCGGGCGCCGCAACACCACGCGCAAGCGCCCGCTGCTCGGCCTCCGATTTAGGCATCGCGTGCGTGCGCCGCAACCGCACCAGCTGGATGCGGTGCTCGAGGCTGCGCAGGTAACGGTAGTCCGCACTGAACTGGCGGGCATCATCACGCGAGATATACGCGGCACTCGCCAACGCATCGAGCGCTTCCAGCGTTCCGCGGACCCGCAGGCCATCATCCACACGACCGTGAACCAGCTGTAACAACTGGACTGTGAACTCGACGTCGCGGAGCCCACCCGGGCCGAGCTTGATCTGCCGTTCGACCTCCGCAGGCGGGATGTTGTCGGTGACGCGCTGACGCATCTTCTGCACCGCTTCAACGAAGCCATCGCGGCGGGAAGCCTCCCACACCATGGGCCAGATCGCCTCGATATATTCCGTGCCCAGCGCGGCGTCACCTGCGATGGGCCGCGCCTTGAGCAGTGCTTGGAACTCCCAGTGGTCCGCCCAGCGTTTGTAGTACTGGATGTGTGATGCGAGCGTGCGGGACATCGCGCCGTCTTGGCCTTCAGGCCGCAGGTTCGCGTCTAGCTCCCAGAGGGCCGGTTCTTTGCCGGTAGAACCTACGATGTGCCCCATGGCTTTCGTGAGGCTCGCGGCGATGTCTTCGGCGCGGTCGGCTGTCTGCTCGTCCGTGCCCTCGGCGACGGAGTGCACATAGATCACGTCGACGTCGGAAACATAATTCAGTTCCCTCGCGCCGCACTTGCCCATGCCGATGACCGCGAGCCGGACTTGGGTCACGTCGGTGTCCGGATAGGTGTCGGCGACGTGCCGGTAGGCGATCGCTAGCGCCCCGTCGACGGCGGCTGCGGCTAGGTCTGCAAGCTCAGCGGCAACCATGCGTACCGAGTCCGAGGCCTCATCGGCGCACACATCTTTCATCGCGGTGTCCAGGAGCTCGGCGCGGTAGGCGACCCGAAGCGCGGCTACCGTGGCGTCCTCGGCTGATGCCGCGATGGGGACGTCAGCTTCCGGGTCTGCGCCCACGGCGGTGAGCATTTTGGCGCGCAGACCACTCGGGTCGGATGGATCGT
Encoded proteins:
- the glnA gene encoding type I glutamate--ammonia ligase, with the protein product MFTSPEEVLSFIEKEEVQFVDIRFTDLPGMQHHFNVPASTVDEDFFVNGQLFDASSIRGFEGIANSDMQLIPDIKTAFVDPFRAAKTLVMTFSVVNPRTGEPYGRDPRGVAERAEAYLASTGIADTAFFASEAEFFIFDDVTYSTEPHNSGFSVDSVEAPWNTSAIEVAGNLGHKMRLKGGYFPVSPNDKQADLRDDISLRLTEVGLKVERAHHEVGAAGQAEINYEFNTLVHAADDLMKFKYVVKNVAEEWGKSATFMPKPLQNDNGSGMHCHQSLWNDGKPLFYDELGYANLSDTARWYIGGLLHHASAVMAFTNPTVNSYRRLVKGFEAPVNMVYSQGNRSAGIRIPITGSNPKAKRLEFRAPDGSSNPYLAFAAQLMAGLDGIRNRIEPADPIDKDLYELPPEEAADIQKAPETLSEALEALREDHEFLLAGDVFTEDLIETWIEDKYENEVRPMMAAVTALEYELYYSL
- a CDS encoding bifunctional [glutamine synthetase] adenylyltransferase/[glutamine synthetase]-adenylyl-L-tyrosine phosphorylase, translated to MTSQQDEKSLKSTEGSSSTIDRAVRAAGFNDPRRARTLLRSKELAQVDHVTVLEALRATADPDMALLNVIRWLERIPSLAGPVQDPSCNQPLFMLAGASEALVDFVLRHPDQADALTVERPNEYDPSDPSGLRAKMLTAVGADPEADVPIAASAEDATVAALRVAYRAELLDTAMKDVCADEASDSVRMVAAELADLAAAAVDGALAIAYRHVADTYPDTDVTQVRLAVIGMGKCGARELNYVSDVDVIYVHSVAEGTDEQTADRAEDIAASLTKAMGHIVGSTGKEPALWELDANLRPEGQDGAMSRTLASHIQYYKRWADHWEFQALLKARPIAGDAALGTEYIEAIWPMVWEASRRDGFVEAVQKMRQRVTDNIPPAEVERQIKLGPGGLRDVEFTVQLLQLVHGRVDDGLRVRGTLEALDALASAAYISRDDARQFSADYRYLRSLEHRIQLVRLRRTHAMPKSEAEQRALARGVAAPGERQVATAEHMLKAWKKIKNRVRGLHQKIFFRPLLAAAAGLQDDEVRLTPGAAEARLKVLGYADPKQAMRHIEALTGGISRTAALQRHLLPVMLEWFADGVSPDAGLLGFRRLSDSLGSTPWFMSMLRDSAAGAERLCRILSTSRMVVDLLEVSPEATAWLGNDADLKPRRWEKLWKQVSAKLDRHEDAADGGMQLVRTARRRETLRVALAHGSGLIDVEELGRALSNVDQAAVMGAWHVARHQEVAEHGELARFAVIAMGRQGGAEIGYGSDLDAMYVYEPVEGVDPEAAKQQANRMASALGHLLSGSLTPPILAEHRLKIDVDLRPEGKNGPLVRSLESYADYYERWAETWERQALLRARPFAGDEEVGQKFIELIDPVRYQHGLSDKELQEIRRVKARVEGERLPRGVNPRRHVKLGPGGLSDVEWLVQSMQLRFAKRHPGLQTTNTLEALRAGHHAGLISQEDAESLETAWKLATDVRAANMACTGRASDSFPSSRSEISAVATWIGWGKDAGPELEEAWLRVARRSRQVFEELFYGEQPR